The Calliphora vicina chromosome 3, idCalVici1.1, whole genome shotgun sequence genome contains a region encoding:
- the LOC135955642 gene encoding uncharacterized protein LOC135955642, with protein MTLEEVKQQRANTKKSITRIKNQVEANGRGEGKTLSSAELKCRLGILESYFKQILTYQTQIEKYDPDDNGRPEIEDLYIAAKMNIQAQLGEDVHNTTMSDSTICFPVNNNKLPQLKLPTFSGKYSEYKNFITSFNQVIDREFGLSNIEKFNHLLNCLQGQALETVKAFQITNENYPKALERLKTRYDNSSLIFMENITTLFELPAMSKYNCAQLRSLVDNVSALYSSLLSLGSDSDIANSMLIYIVLEKVDDETKRKWKDSLDFTELPSWDDCSKVLERHCQFLESVDTSHTNVAHRKPDNHQSGKSKYKSSKTGYSFSVSKRICVLCTKTDHTITRCPRFKDMDVGQRFENVKRLGLCLNCLSKGHQVNSCSSTFKCKSCSRLHHSLLHRSQSASRPSSPTAEPSTSRAALNDSHASVHTHMEKSSPEQVLLATAMVLVRDATGHYQFGRALLDSCSQLNFITDEFSQKLHLPRRKQTTEVASIGNTHSKTKYRSSTNVKSRVTDFEVSLSFCVTPHISYQPDAELDVSTWNLPPNTQLADENFFKSKRIDLLIGTETFFDILSVGQIKLGPNLPKLHKTLFGWIVAGRYLSNQSNDTGSSCMLSIEEEVDLKLQRLWEIEEIPSGSNTLTPEQADCESFFNNTVHRESSGRIVVKLPFKESADTLGLSRNMALKRFASQERRFARDSNLKSQYVSFMKEYEDCGHMSLVRSPRLDVPHYFIPHHCVFKPNSTSTKLRVVFDASCPSSSQRSLNDILMVGPTIQDELYKILLRFRLHRFVITADIVKMYRQVLIDSSHRKFQYILWRNSEEEEIRTYQLNTVTYGMSAAPYLAIKSLHYLADQYMDQFELGAKTIKSSFYVDDFIGGADSIEELTKIKTEVNEILIRGSFQLDKWHSNHRSFQDDKTIKDLNIDELAVTNALGITWDQQKDVFLFSFTPKVQIDGKITKRTILSLSSSLFDPLGLLAPLIIKSKIIMQELWILKIGWDESIPQELHLAWEYFVSDLKTLNSLEIPRFCLAAESQSVQLHGFCDSSIRAYGCCFYFRVKTYSGNVSVRLFTAKSRVAPTKRKSLPKLELCGAQLLAKLYSKVKNLFAIPNLEVFLWTDSQIVLHWLKQHSSTLSVFVGNRVSEIQDLTTGCIWRHVPTHFNPADIVSRGSTVEELASSIWFNGPAFLTLDARKWPPNKIDQLSIENQQDIDREKRKTVLSMEATSNYILDSVENYSSYLKIIRIVAWMLRFSQKTKTNIFHSDSLQPQELENALLRIVFNLQQHHFQDDIQRALKKNDPQGALKCLNPFIDSSNGFNLLKVGGRLEFAAISEGQKHPIILPSKNHFVDCYVRHLHISNYHAGPKALMSLIRQRFWIINSRNLCRRIVNSCPQCIRYRPRLLQQMMGNLPVERLNPSRPFARCAVDFCGPVNTYLRIRGKVPYKTYIAVFVCLATKAVHLEVVSDLSTDAFIAALKRMIGRRGLPTDIFCDNATNFVGANSKLAQLKSFLFDPKNSNFIINYCSNQFINFRFIPPRAPHFGGLWEAAVKSAKGHLTRTLDNTRLTYEELATAMIDIEAILNSRPISPLSSDPSDFEALTPGHFLVGAPLRSLPERDVPPIEINKLEYWARISAIKQHFWKKWSHDYINELQTRNKWTSTNSNICTGSLVIIKEDNLPPQRWLMGKIINIVRGRDDRVRVVDIKTTKGIIRRPIHRLALLFS; from the coding sequence ATGACTTTGGAAGAAGTTAAGCAGCAACGGGCTAATACTAAGAAAAGTATAACCCGCATCAAAAACCAAGTTGAAGCCAATGGAAGGGGTGAAGGTAAGACACTTTCGTCAGCCGAGTTGAAGTGCCGTTTGGGGATTTTGGAGTCATATTTCAAGCAGATACTGACGTATCAAACCCAAATTGAGAAATATGATCCTGATGACAATGGTAGGCCCGAAATTGAAGACTTGTACATCGCAGCGAAGATGAATATTCAAGCGCAACTTGGTGAGGATGTCCACAATACAACCATGTCCGACTCTACAATTTGTTTTCCTgttaacaacaataaattgccTCAGCTCAAATTGCCCACATTTAGTGGTAAGTACAGTgagtacaaaaattttataacgtcGTTCAACCAAGTTATCGATCGTGAGTTTGGCCTATCgaatatcgaaaaatttaaccatttgcTGAACTGCCTCCAAGGCCAAGCATTGGAAACGGTCAAGGCTTTCCAGATTACGAATGAAAATTACCCCAAGGCTCTAGAAAGGCTGAAAACGCGTTACGACAATAGCTCActgatttttatggaaaatattaccACTCTATTTGAACTTCCAGCCATGTCCAAATACAATTGCGCACAATTACGAAGTCTCGTTGATAATGTTTCTGCTCTTTATAGCTCCCTTTTGTCTCTAGGCTCAGATAGTGACATTGCTAATTCGATGCTGATCTACATAGTTTTGGAAAAGGTTGATGATGAGacaaaaagaaaatggaaaGACTCTTTGGATTTCACTGAACTGCCATCATGGGATGATTGCTCCAAGGTTCTTGAAAGGCATTGCCAATTTTTGGAATCGGTTGACACCAGCCATACAAATGTGGCCCACCGTAAGCCTGACAATCATCAATCTGGTAAGTCCAAATATAAAAGCTCAAAAACTGGCTATTCTTTTTCGGTTTCGAAACGTATTTGTGTTCTTTGCACAAAAACTGACCACACAATTACTCGTTGCCCTCGCTTCAAAGATATGGATGTCGGtcaacgttttgaaaatgtcAAACGACTAGGGCTTTGTCTTAATTGTTTGTCAAAAGGGCATCAAGTTAACAGCTGTTCCTCTACATTCAAGTGCAAATCTTGTTCTCGCTTGCATCACAGTTTGCTTCATCGGTCTCAGTCAGCTTCTAGGCCCTCGTCCCCGACTGCTGAACCATCTACTTCTCGTGCTGCCTTGAATGACTCTCATGCCTCGGTCCATACTCATATGGAAAAATCCTCACCGGAACAGGTGCTTCTTGCTACTGCCATGGTTCTAGTTCGTGACGCTACAGGTCACTATCAATTCGGACGTGCTTTGTTGGATTCTTGCTCTCAATTGAATTTCATTACGGatgaattttctcaaaaattgcACTTGCCTCGTAGAAAACAAACTACAGAAGTCGCTAGCATTGGTAATACTCATAGTAAAACGAAATATAGGTCGTCAACAAATGTGAAATCTCGAGTTACTGATTTTGAAGTGTCCCTTTCATTTTGTGTCACacctcatatttcttatcaacctGATGCTGAATTAGACGTCTCAACCTGGAATTTGCCCCCAAATACTCAGCTTGCAGatgaaaactttttcaaatcaaaacgAATTGACTTGCTTATTGGTACAGAAACTTTCTTTGATATTTTGTCAGTTGGTCAAATTAAACTTGGTCCGAATTTGCCAAAATTACATAAAACTCTATTTGGATGGATTGTAGCTGGTCGTTATTTATCAAACCAATCGAACGATACTGGTTCTTCTTGTATGCTCTCGATAGAAGAGGAAgttgatttaaaattacaacGATTGTGGGAAATCGAAGAAATTCCATCTGGCTCAAATACTTTGACTCCAGAACAAGCTGATTGTGAATCGTTTTTCAATAATACTGTCCATCGTGAATCTTCCGGTAGAATTGTTGTTAAATTACCCTTCAAAGAATCCGCTGACACTTTAGGTCTCTCGCGAAATATGGCTCTTAAAAGATTTGCATCTCAAGAGAGACGATTTGCTCGTGACAGCAATCTCAAATCACAATATGTGAGTTTTATGAAGGAGTATGAAGATTGTGGACATATGAGTCTTGTTCGTAGTCCCCGCTTAGATGTGCCTCATTATTTCATCCCTCACCATTGTGTTTTCAAACCTAATAGTACTTCAACAAAATTAAGGGTGGTCTTCGATGCGTCCTGTCCGTCATCATCTCAAAGGTCTCTCAATGACATTCTTATGGTTGGTCCAACGATTCAAGATGagctgtacaaaattttacttcgtTTTCGTCTTCATCGTTTCGTTATTACAGCTGATATAGTAAAAATGTATCGGCAAGTGCTTATTGACTCTTCCCATAGAAAATTCCAGTACATTTTGTGGAGAAATTCTGAAGAAGAAGAAATTCGCACTTATCAGTTGAATACAGTTACCTATGGAATGTCTGCTGCTCCCTACCTAGCCATTAAAAGTCTTCACTATCTCGCAGACCAGTACATGGACCAATTCGAACTTGGTGCAAAAACTATAAAGTCATCATTTTATGTTGATGATTTTATCGGTGGTGCAGATTCAATAGAAGAATTGACTAAAATTAAGACAGAGGTGAATGAAATTCTAATTCGTGGTTCGTTTCAATTGGACAAATGGCACTCAAATCATAGAAGTTTTCAAGACGACAAAACTATAAAAGATCTAAATATTGATGAATTAGCTGTGACCAATGCTCTTGGTATTACTTGGGATCAACAAAAagatgtatttctattttcgTTTACACCTAAAGTTCAAATTGATGGAAAAATCACCAAAAGAACAATTTTGTCGCTCTCGTCATCACTTTTCGATCCCTTAGGACTCTTAGCTCCGCTTATTATAAAATCCAAAATCATCATGCAAGAATTGTGGATTCTCAAAATTGGCTGGGATGAATCTATCCCTCAAGAACTACATTTGGCTTGGGAATATTTTGTTTCTGATCTCAAAACGTTAAATTCCCTTGAAATCCCTCGTTTTTGTCTCGCTGCTGAATCTCAATCAGTTCAACTTCATGGCTTTTGTGACTCATCAATTCGCGCTTATGGATGCTGTTTCTACTTTCGTGTTAAAACTTATTCAGGAAATGTCTCTGTTCGTCTTTTTACTGCCAAATCTAGAGTTGCCCCGacgaaaagaaaatcattgCCAAAACTTGAACTATGTGGCGCACAACTTTTGGCTAAATTATACTCTAAAGTCAAAAATCTTTTCGCAATACCAAATCTTGAAGTATTTCTATGGACAGATTCTCAAATAGTTCTTCACTGGTTAAAGCAACATTCTTCTACGTTATCCGTTTTTGTTGGCAACAGAGTATCGGAAATTCAGGATCTAACTACTGGCTGTATTTGGCGACATGTTCCAACGCATTTTAATCCTGCTGATATCGTGTCTCGTGGTTCAACTGTAGAAGAACTCGCTTCATCTATCTGGTTCAATGGACCAGCATTTCTCACACTCGATGCTAGAAAATGGCCTCCTAATAAAATAGATCAACTATCCATAGAAAATCAACAAGATATCGACAGAGAAAAACGCAAAACTGTACTCTCCATGGAAGCAACATCTAATTACATTCTGGATTCGGTTGAAAATTATagctcatatttaaaaattattcgtattGTTGCGTGGATGCTCcgtttttctcaaaaaacaaaaactaatattttccaTTCTGATTCTTTACAGCCCCAAGAATTAGAAAACGCCTTGCTCAGAATAGTTTTTAATCTACAGCAACATCATTTTCAAGATGATATACAACGAGCTCTGAAGAAAAACGATCCTCAAGGTGCACTAAAGTGTCTCAATCCCTTCATCGATTCATCAAATGGATTCAACTTGCTCAAAGTCGGTGGTCGCTTGGAATTCGCAGCAATTTCTGAAGGTCAAAAGCACCCTATAATCTTGCCCAGCAAAAATCATTTCGTCGACTGTTACGTGCGTCATCTACACATCAGCAATTACCACGCAGGACCCAAGGCTTTAATGTCGTTAATCCGCCAGAGATTTTGGATCATCAATTCAAGAAACCTATGTCGTCGTATCGTTAATTCGTGCCCACAATGCATTCGTTATCGCCCAAGGTTGCTTCAACAAATGATGGGCAATTTGCCCGTAGAACGACTTAACCCTTCAAGGCCTTTCGCCAGATGTGCTGTTGATTTTTGTGGTCCAGTAAACACTTACCTAAGAATTAGAGGGAAGGTACCATACAAGACATATATTGCTGTTTTTGTTTGTCTCGCAACTAAAGCAGTCCATCTAGAAGTTGTATCAGACTTATCAACAGATGCCTTTATTGCTGCTCTTAAAAGGATGATTGGACGAAGAGGTCTACCCACAGATATATTCTGTGACAATGCCACCAATTTTGTTGGTGCAAACTCTAAGTTGGCTCAACTAAAATCGTTCCTTTTTGATcctaaaaattccaattttataataaattattgctcaaatcaatttattaattttcgcTTTATTCCCCCCAGGGCACCACATTTTGGCGGATTGTGGGAGGCGGCCGTCAAATCGGCCAAGGGACACCTAACCAGGACCCTCGATAACACAAGGCTCACATATGAGGAACTTGCAACTGCAATGATTGATATAGAAGCAATTCTAAATTCGAGGCCTATTTCGCCCCTATCATCCGATCCCAGTGACTTTGAAGCCCTTACACCAGGCCATTTCCTGGTAGGCGCTCCCTTACGCAGTTTGCCAGAACGTGATGTCCCTCCAATTGAAATCAATAAACTTGAGTATTGGGCCCGAATAAGCGccataaaacaacatttttggaaGAAGTGGTCCCACGACTACATAAACGAGCTCCAGACCCGCAATAAATGGACTAGCACCAACTCAAATATTTGTACTGGCTCCCTAGTAATCATTAAAGAAGATAATTTACCACCGCAGCGTTGGCTCATgggtaaaatcatcaatattgttCGTGGTAGAGATGATCGAGTTAGAGTTGTCGACATCAAAACAACAAAGGGAATTATACGTCGCCCTATCCACAGACTGGCTTTACTATTTTCTTGA